The proteins below come from a single Parageobacillus thermoglucosidasius genomic window:
- the sirA gene encoding sporulation inhibitor of replication protein SirA — MVRYWIYLLNEEVAGHYRDRTDKIVELFREHQCAKAPFKSIYRKQVEFITERLSFSRLELGLKEHFLGNVGKNLERNMFVLQNKAGEEALLIVQKRRLLLVADSPSVTKDICQALALISPSFLAVDAHFADYGWLTVSPDGRKFA; from the coding sequence ATGGTACGGTATTGGATTTATTTGTTAAATGAAGAAGTGGCGGGCCATTATCGCGACCGGACGGACAAGATTGTCGAATTATTCCGGGAGCACCAATGTGCGAAAGCGCCTTTTAAGAGCATTTATCGAAAACAAGTGGAGTTTATTACGGAGCGCCTCTCATTTTCAAGATTAGAATTGGGGCTTAAAGAACATTTTTTAGGAAATGTCGGGAAAAATTTAGAGCGCAACATGTTTGTACTGCAAAACAAGGCTGGGGAGGAAGCGCTATTAATTGTGCAAAAACGCCGCCTTCTTCTCGTTGCTGACAGCCCGTCGGTCACCAAGGACATTTGCCAAGCGCTCGCGCTGATTTCTCCTTCCTTTTTGGCGGTAGATGCCCATTTTGCCGACTATGGATGGCTTACTGTTTCTCCGGACGGAAGAAAATTTGCGTAA
- a CDS encoding YneF family protein, with amino-acid sequence MGTTILVGILALIAGTALGFFIARKTMMNYLKKNPPINEQMIRMMMMQMGMTPSQKKINQMMKMMNNHLK; translated from the coding sequence ATGGGGACAACGATTCTCGTTGGCATTCTAGCGCTTATTGCGGGAACGGCGCTAGGATTTTTCATTGCTCGCAAAACGATGATGAACTACTTAAAGAAAAACCCGCCTATTAATGAGCAAATGATTCGGATGATGATGATGCAAATGGGGATGACGCCATCCCAGAAAAAAATTAATCAAATGATGAAAATGATGAACAATCATCTTAAATAA